A portion of the Gammaproteobacteria bacterium genome contains these proteins:
- a CDS encoding polysaccharide lyase gives MNIQLINKFNPRIITRNSMNIMKGLPAKPLGTIAFLFFIGLLSNPSYSQVYLTENYEDFGSQTEEVDYRLNCYLSQNHFAIQSSEVRNGNYAASFESLANHGTRCEMTFQDRGFFNWGEEKWMGFSFMIPYIPTGGGVMSQHHSVPGPIGNPDWTNYASGGNGFTIRLSDDQSRFAIRLIPPENLNHYVNNSIGSPAPYSAAEGTEIYHEWEIVENQWFDIVMNFKYSDGSDGFYKIWINGDLVVDITGSNVHLHDVVGRLKERKNYFQFGIYPGNSGEGKIYYDEIRIGNSASSYADVAPEGEGSVGNGGRPDWWDLWGWFASWGWSGR, from the coding sequence ATGAATATACAGTTAATCAACAAATTTAATCCAAGAATTATTACGAGAAACAGTATGAATATTATGAAAGGATTACCAGCCAAACCTCTAGGTACAATTGCTTTTTTATTTTTTATAGGATTGCTCTCTAATCCTTCCTATAGCCAAGTTTATCTTACCGAAAATTATGAGGATTTTGGATCACAAACTGAAGAAGTCGACTATCGTCTGAATTGTTATCTGTCACAAAATCACTTCGCTATTCAAAGCAGTGAGGTTCGAAATGGTAATTATGCAGCAAGTTTTGAAAGTTTGGCAAATCATGGAACAAGATGCGAAATGACATTTCAAGACAGAGGTTTCTTTAATTGGGGAGAAGAAAAATGGATGGGATTTAGTTTTATGATACCGTATATCCCTACAGGAGGTGGCGTAATGAGTCAGCACCATTCAGTGCCGGGGCCCATTGGGAATCCAGACTGGACGAATTATGCTTCAGGAGGAAATGGATTTACCATTAGGTTATCAGACGATCAATCCAGATTTGCAATAAGATTAATTCCACCAGAAAATTTAAACCATTATGTAAATAACTCAATCGGCAGTCCTGCGCCTTATAGTGCGGCAGAAGGTACTGAGATTTATCATGAGTGGGAAATAGTGGAAAACCAATGGTTCGACATAGTAATGAACTTTAAATATTCAGATGGAAGTGACGGGTTTTACAAGATTTGGATTAATGGCGATTTAGTTGTTGATATTACTGGATCAAATGTTCATTTGCATGATGTTGTTGGTAGACTAAAAGAGAGAAAAAATTATTTTCAATTTGGCATTTATCCAGGAAATTCTGGAGAAGGAAAAATATACTACGATGAAATCCGTATTGGAAATAGTGCTAGTAGTTATGCAGATGTAGCGCCTGAAGGAGAAGGAAGTGTAGGTAATGGTGGACGCCCAGATTGGTGGGATCTATGGGGTTGGTTTGCTTCTTGGGGTTGGTCAGGAAGATAG
- a CDS encoding polysaccharide lyase, with protein MKWLGYIGLLVFVPNAQAAITFSDDFESGRSTEARLDCDNYNEKFKIQGSIVRNGNKAALMVNDANGGKRCELVPQPAGRFFWGREYWVGYSFYIPSNLPNTGFKVFHQHHSAPPKGVSCGYSGGNGFLLIRGKSGQLEIRITPEGQLTAFPEGSAGGNTRTAYSFPYETNKWFDVVMNFKYSDKGDGFWKIWIDGKQVINKNGSNVNLYMTPDNTRSYSDCGDGTAKRARIYDMKYGTYAGNSEAGAVVYDEVKIGDVNSSYEEVAPANGKSISNFAPKNTPYRTQSSPSTPLTVPKGLELEIK; from the coding sequence ATGAAGTGGTTAGGTTATATTGGTTTGTTGGTCTTTGTTCCAAATGCTCAGGCGGCAATTACTTTTAGTGATGATTTTGAGTCAGGGAGGAGTACAGAGGCAAGGCTAGATTGCGACAATTATAATGAGAAATTTAAAATTCAAGGAAGCATCGTACGTAATGGCAATAAAGCGGCACTCATGGTGAATGATGCCAATGGAGGTAAACGTTGTGAATTAGTTCCACAACCAGCAGGCCGTTTTTTTTGGGGTCGGGAGTATTGGGTAGGATATAGCTTTTACATCCCATCGAACCTTCCTAATACAGGATTTAAAGTTTTTCATCAGCATCACTCTGCACCGCCTAAAGGAGTTTCCTGTGGATATAGCGGTGGAAATGGATTCCTTCTGATTAGAGGGAAATCAGGCCAGCTGGAAATTCGCATAACACCTGAAGGTCAACTGACAGCATTTCCTGAAGGGTCTGCTGGAGGGAATACACGTACAGCGTACTCATTTCCATATGAAACAAATAAATGGTTTGATGTGGTAATGAATTTTAAATATTCGGATAAAGGTGATGGTTTCTGGAAAATATGGATAGATGGTAAGCAAGTTATTAATAAAAATGGTTCAAATGTGAATCTGTATATGACTCCAGACAACACAAGAAGTTATAGTGATTGCGGGGATGGTACAGCAAAAAGGGCGCGTATATATGATATGAAATATGGTACGTATGCTGGAAACTCTGAAGCTGGCGCAGTTGTCTATGATGAAGTGAAAATCGGTGATGTTAATTCCAGTTATGAGGAAGTTGCACCTGCTAATGGCAAGTCAATATCTAACTTTGCTCCCAAAAATACGCCTTACCGAACTCAGTCATCACCAAGTACTCCATTGACAGTTCCAAAAGGGCTTGAGCTTGAAATTAAGTGA
- a CDS encoding glycosyltransferase family 4 protein, whose amino-acid sequence MKKLKIVMLGAHPDATGGISTVVSNWIESGIKSLVDFDYISTLNENAPGHQALKLHQAIKAYFHFVIRCFKPIDIVHIHLSSYISFYRKLIFFTTAKFKQSKVIIHLHGSEFKVFYNSGNKLQKKLISWMFDNCDAIIVLSEEWKRFINKITTNKKIVIIYNGASTNKFRGKIDNGEYIVISFMGRLGKRKGIYDLLEAFKQLTTEYPNAKLLLGGDGEIEKVDDFIKKNNLENSVQLLGWISGERKIEVFRKTDIHVLPSYNEGLPGSILEAMAAGAPIISTPIGGIPEAVIEGKNGYLINPGDILGLKGALEKLCSDKALRERMGKESLALIDNKFNIKTIVNKVFLLYTELKK is encoded by the coding sequence ATGAAAAAACTTAAAATTGTCATGTTAGGTGCGCACCCTGATGCCACTGGTGGGATTTCAACTGTTGTTAGTAACTGGATAGAATCCGGAATCAAGTCCCTTGTGGACTTTGATTACATTTCCACTCTGAATGAAAATGCACCGGGACATCAGGCATTAAAATTACATCAGGCTATAAAAGCCTATTTTCACTTCGTTATTCGCTGCTTTAAGCCAATTGATATTGTTCATATTCATTTATCAAGTTATATCAGTTTTTATCGAAAACTTATTTTTTTTACAACAGCCAAATTCAAACAGTCTAAAGTTATTATTCACTTACATGGCTCCGAGTTTAAGGTGTTCTATAATAGTGGAAATAAACTACAGAAAAAATTAATCAGTTGGATGTTCGATAACTGTGACGCTATTATCGTACTATCAGAAGAGTGGAAAAGATTCATAAACAAAATTACTACCAATAAAAAAATTGTTATTATTTACAATGGCGCTTCAACCAATAAATTCAGAGGAAAAATTGACAATGGTGAATATATTGTCATTTCCTTTATGGGACGGCTGGGTAAAAGAAAGGGTATTTATGACCTACTCGAAGCTTTCAAACAATTAACCACGGAATATCCAAATGCAAAATTACTTTTAGGTGGTGATGGTGAGATCGAAAAAGTAGATGATTTTATAAAAAAAAATAACTTGGAAAATTCCGTTCAACTACTTGGATGGATTTCTGGTGAGAGAAAAATTGAGGTTTTTAGAAAAACTGACATCCATGTTCTCCCTTCTTATAATGAAGGTCTTCCAGGATCTATTTTAGAGGCTATGGCCGCTGGAGCTCCTATTATATCTACTCCCATCGGCGGTATTCCTGAAGCGGTTATTGAAGGGAAAAACGGCTACCTCATTAATCCTGGCGATATCTTGGGGCTCAAAGGCGCGTTAGAAAAATTATGCAGTGACAAGGCCTTGAGAGAAAGGATGGGTAAAGAGAGTCTCGCACTTATTGACAATAAATTTAATATCAAAACTATTGTCAATAAGGTTTTTTTACTCTATACCGAATTGAAAAAATAG